In Quercus robur chromosome 11, dhQueRobu3.1, whole genome shotgun sequence, the sequence AGAAAAATCTTCTCCCACTCTCTTTCCTCTACTCCCACTCCTAAGTTTCACCATGAATGATGATTGAGTTGTTTGCTGCAATTGTCACCAATCTTTTAACAACGCAAGAGCTTTAAATGAACATAACAATGTTGTGCACAAACGTTTCCACTACGAATGTAACATTTGTACTAATATGTTCCTTACTAATGCTATCCTTCAAGTGCACAAGCAAGATTCTCAcgcacctccacctccacctccagcCTAGCAACAACAAGACCAAGGCCAACCACAAGGTAACAtcataattttcttatttgaattttctttccatgttttttttttttttttttttttttttttttttcactcgcATGAGTAAGcaaacttatttttaaacatatttGTTCTATATTTCTCTTTGTTGTGATCCTTCTCCCCCAACCCTAGTTAATCCAGCCCTAGATCCACAACAAGTGAACCCataagaagcagaagaagaagacggTCAATAGGtagtgagatatatatatatatatatatatatatatatatatatatatataatattcttatttatttgtgatgtgtttgttgtaataataacttaaaataaaattattgttacaataacttgataccaattatttttacaatccattacaacaaaaatttcaaagtgatacTTTATTGCAATGAAGACATCATTGTAATCATtttatatcatttatttttcaatctattGCAATAGCAAACATGAAACGAATAcatcattgcaataacttaatattaattattttataatctattgtaatgacaaatataaaacattatttattacaacaaatacatcgttgcaataaattgttttttataaCAACATATATATCATTGCAACAAAGTAATTAGAAAGAGAAATATATCATTAATGTATGactcaaaaagagagaaatatatcattaatttaaaataaataagactcAAGAGAAGAAAAGTAGTAATGAGAATTATTGAATTAgtcaacaaaattaaataaattaaaatttatataatccAATGCTAAAACATAGATAAAAGTGCAAAGTCTATACGATTATAGTTTAGAGCAAATGTCTAACCTTTGGAAGAGAGTTGGTCATTCCTAAACTAGGCACAACCCACATAGGTGGTGTTATGCTAGAACGAGATTGGCCTAAAGAGCATGGTTGGATACTTCCATCTAGCATGTTGTAGATGCTCAAATCTCTCACTCTTCCACTAGGTACCACACTATCCATAAAGTAAATGCAATTAGGATTGCAACCCAAGAAATCAAATGCCTCAACAGATATGGAAGGGTTATGTAGTTGCTATGGAACGTGTTCCTTCCCCTCTAGAACTTGATCCATGGAGTACTGCCTAACAACCGCCACCAAACATTGTCTAGCCCTTGCTTGATTTCCTACCAATTCCTCTACTCGTCCCTGCGTGGGATATTTGACCTTCAGATGCAAGGTAGACGATATTGCCCCTATAGCATGAAGCCAAGGCCTTGCTAGAATAGCAGTATAAGAAGAATAGGCTTCCACCACGATGAAGTTGACTTCTACCTCTTCGTCCCCATGTTGCACAGGTAGTCAGATCATCCCACAGGGGATTACCATTCTTCCATTAAAGCCGACCAATGACAGATCATATTTCTACAAGTCTTTGGGCTTAAGCTTTAATCTCCTATACAAATCTAAGTACATAATCTTTGCTCCGTTTCCTTAGTCCACAAGgaccctcttcacatcatatCCACCGATCCGCAGGGTtaccaccaaggcatcatcaTGAAGTTGAAATGCTCCTTCCTTATCTTCCTCTGAGAAACCCAAAGTTGGCACGACCACCATTTTAGCCCTCTTAGACACTTGGGCTTTGTCCTCCATATCGGGGTTTGATGCCACGGACATAACTCCTGAGTAAGAACTGATGTCGCCTTGGGGTGTAGCAAAAATTACGTTAATTATGCCCAGGGTTGGCCGAGGAATTCCATCTCTTTGATACTTGGCCACAAACTGTCCTGATTGTCCTGTAGGCTAGTGCAAAATTTGCTTCAACTTCCTTGCCTTCACCAACTGGCCCAAATGATCATGCAATGTTTTGCAATCCTTTGTTATATGTCCTCTCTCTTGGTGATAGTGACAATAAAGGCTCTGGTTTCTTTTGGACGGGTCTCCACCCATTTTATTGGATCATTTAAAGTATGGGtcattctttatcttctttaaGATTTGATAAACTGGCTCTTTAAACACTGAGTTGACCACTTGAGCGCCTGTTCCTAATGATTGATTGGGAAAATCCCTCCTAGGACGATTATTATTATATCCCCTTGCCCAAGGATTCCCTTTTTCTGGGAAGGCTTTGACTTTGCCCTTTCCTTGGGTTTGATCATCCTTTACCCGTTTATGCTCACCAATGTGATCCCTAAGTTGGAACATATTATGAGCAGGTTTCATTGTCAATGACTTCCTCAACTCATGCTTTTTTGGAAGCCCCACCTTAAAAGTCCTTACCGCGACATCTTCGAAATCTCCATCTATTTCATTGAATGTTTCCCAATATCTGTCTGAGTAGGTCTTAAGAGTTTCACCCTCCCTTATCGCCATAGACAACAAAGAATCTAAGGGTTTAGGAACTTTACTACACGTTACAAATCTAGCCCCAAATGCTCGAGTCAACTCCTCGAAAGATCCTGTTGAACCTTCTTCCAACGTGTCAAACCATCGCATAGCCACGAGCCCAAGGCTGGAAGGGAAAACTTTGTATATAAGAGTCTCATTCCTGGAATGAACAGCCATCCTCTAGTTAAAATAGCTCACATGCTCTACATGATCAGTCCTTATATTGTAAATGGTGAACATAGGTTGAGTAAAGCggttgggggggaggggggggggggcttgGCTCTGTCAATTCTTCTTACAAAGGGTGACTTTGAAATCTAACGAAGTGCTTTGCTCATTACATCATTCCCCCCACTCATATGAGATGAGCCTTCTCCATGCTTGTTCCTGTGCCTCTCAAATTTATCCAAGATAGAGGAGGCAGAAAAAGATTCAGTAGGAGGAATCCTAGATCTGGGGTGATAGGATCAATCCCCATGTTCCCCGGATTCCTTACTTGATGGTGGTGTGGAATTTCTCTGTCACATTCCCTTGATGCAACTTTTTACGCAGATGATCAATCTTGCGTTTTAAATCCTATGTTTCCTGCTCATGCAAAACACGGCTCCTAGTCCTTGAATGACTCCTTTTAGTATGTTATGTATGCTGTGTTTCCACCATAACGTTGGGTGTGGGGTTATTCTCCCTATCCCTCCTTGGTTCCAAGTTAACAAAATGGTCCTCCCGTTGAGAACCAACAGATTCCTCCCTATTCTACTCCAGATTAGCCATGACTTAACAAAATCACAAGCAAAATTTCCCACAGATGGCACCAATTGTAAGTGCTAGAATTTTGATAGTCCAAGTCCACTAAGAATAATGAAGCCCCTTCCCTCAAattaagcccaaaacaatataatttgtatggAGAGTGAGAAAATGACTTTAGTGTGAGTTGAATTAAGTTTAGAATTAAGGCCGAAGATCCAATGATTAACAGAGTAGAATGATTCCAAAGAGTAACTTAAGATTAATGCAGCCTTCAGGCAAACCCGAGGATGTGTTCTTATACATAAATTTGTACAAGTTCTACCTTTAACTCCTTTGTATTGTGTTTGTTCCTATCCTCTTAATTATGCTTTCTTATCCAAAAATTCAGCATCCCCCGATCTGAGAGGTTCTCCTCCCTTATATACTCTTTCTTCCTTCCAGCTTGGCCCTCCACTTGTATACTTCCAAGCTTTTCTTTGGACACTCGTCCTATCCAAGTTCTGCTGAAGGTGGTAGAAGGGATTGCTTAGCTATGAATCTACTATTCATgtgtcatttcctcattaatgcagctgATAAGGTTATTGCCATGCATTCAATGCAGAGGTGGTAAGTAACCTTTTTCAAGAAATATCTTTCCACTACCTTAGCCCTTTCTTGGAAGACTACTTCTCCTACTCAGGCGCTCTTGTGACATTATGCACCTTTCCTATCCTCTTTTCGGTTCAAAGGTGCTTTATAGATGAATTGGTGGAAATATCGTTTCTCACCCTTCTCGATCCTCGGACTCCCCGCAGTAgagttaattaatcaattaaagaaaaaaaattaaatgaaataaaatctaatcttttttttgagagagaatttcaacctatggcgtccgctcttgataataactttttattatcagaccaagacaccaatcgattttggtgtaggcagggattgaaccccagatctcttatacaaccatcagagactttaccagttgagctaactggaacccatgAAACAAAATCTAATCTAATCAAGTATGGAAAGTTACTTTacgaaataaaattaaaattatatcaagTCAAATATGGAAAGTGATCAATGAGTCTTAATTAACATAATCCAATGGATTAAATCTTAACACAAGGGAAAAATCTTTAAATTGATCGTACTAGGTGATTTAATTGAGAGAGGATTTTTGCCTTTTGGATTGAGATGCATATGCAAGCTACAACTTTACTaaaatagagatttttttttgggtcatgaTAATAGTGAGTCAGTGACTCTCTTTGTCTGAAGAGTCATTGTTCACTagcaaataaataatttttttgcataaaaaaataaagaaagaatgaaatgtatttGTACTaattagcaaaagaataaaGATACATATTTAAATGGGATtcttctataataataataaaaaatgggatagaaaaaaaatgttgaaaaatgtatttaaaaaagtagataaacaaaataaaaaagtaactttTAGTCTTCAATTTAAGTGAGAAAATGCCTACATTGTTAAAGATACACATGCTTCGAGTATGATTGCGCATACCTAGGCATGTTTGTGCATcctttcccattttttttttcaaaatcttctAATCTTCTAAAAAATCGAATCATTTATTTGGTATTTCAAACATGTGAAAATTAATGGATGCCCTAAGTTCATTGGATtaggtttctaaaaaaaaagttcattggtttaagaaatattttttttaaaacattttatgcgaaaagaaaaaagtaatttttttttttacatttttttatatttccaataaaagtgatattaaaattttcctaaaattttctGTTAACAAATTATCTAAAGGCACCCCGTTAACCGGACCCTTCAAACATACATGATTCTTTCCTGTGCAAATAAGAGCTCAGCTCTATTCATTCCATACTGGAAAGAAATCATTCATAACAAAAGAAGaacatcaaaagaaaagatatgtCAATATAAGTTAAGTGAAGATAGAAAGAATCATAAAAGTGAAACTAACCTAGCTTAGAGATTCTTTAAGTTTCTTTCACTAACTCCTTGGAGCTAGGACGGACCTAGGATTTCACATTAAAGGGGGCCAAAgtataagtttaaaaaaatccTGAAACCACTGCtcataatctatatctatatatatctaaaagttgaggcgtagcatttattgttgttatgctCCAGTTGAGCCATATCATCGACCatgtcatattttattttattttttttcatttttttaaacaatagtaatatataaataaatagtgcaATTGTACACATTCTCTAactcattaaatctaattcacCATTAATTCAGCCATTTTCCAATTCTCAACTCTTTATTTTCCCCTTTGAACCCAATTACCTCTTTTCAAGTTCAAACCCTTCAATTGCCACCTTACAATCAACTATGTTATTTCTAACACCATAAATTTTCAGTTGCTCTCAACTATCTATTgaatgttttcttatttttcaccTTCCacatttttttgggataaattatGTAGAATCCTCTCCATAATGACTGAGCTAACCACAACCCATTCACCTTCTCCATTTACTCCATTAAAACCCAACTGGCTAACTATTTGCATTCACAATTAACAGTCCTAGAATTTAATAGGATAACATTGAACACTAAGCATAAGCATATGTTCATGGATAATTCTGCATCCATAACCATCCATTacacaacaaaacaacaaacaaaaacaaaaataccatttttattaataaataaaaatcactcTTACAGGCTAAATTCAATTATGCATTTGCAACTGCCCATTAAAACCAACCACACAcccttcccaaaaaaaagaaaaagaaaaaaaaaaaagacatttacACCAAATGTTCAACATCAAGCATGAGTATATGTTCATTGGTTGTTCATTCAccgtaatatttttttaaccttaCAATTTCTCTATCCattcatcttccttttattttgactcttcttctccccattttttttagtataaaaaattgttattttctcttccattcaatttgtattttgttcaCACAAAAGgtgaatactctctctctctctctccatgcatatatatatatatatattctttcttttggtggatgtttaattctttaaattgatgaaattttatGTTTAACTCCACTTTAAGTTGATAtgatttggttatattttaattttctttgtttgttacATGTTATcctataaaattacaaaatgatttaatgttattctattacatagcatgacttAGACAATTTGGTGTTTACAActatacattttcttttgaatatttttctacacatcttcttttatataattttgttatttgtctCACATTCTCTTCCAAAAAAGGTGATtgttctctctctgtctctctattattaattttttcttgcaactctaatttagattgattttttttttttttttttgtctctacttTTGGATGATACACTTTGGTGGTgtgttttttgagttatttatcACATGTACTCTCTATCCCTCTTATAGTTTTggtttgaatgaattttttgatattttagaAGTGGGAtgattatgtatttgaatgtttctataaattatttgagtaatatccaTTATAAATTTGTGATGAGGTTTGGTTATCATGATAGTCTTCTTAAGAGAATaagaaattcaaataattaattttggaacttaaaattttagttgtagaaaaaaaatcataacacaCTATACAAAAGTTTGAATAATATAgatcacttgaaaaaaaatagtatttctatcttttatctcaaaaacaATAATGGAATAATATCAATCGAATGCACCtaagtttttcaaagaaaaaaaaaacttaaaataatagaatgatatatttgtagagatggagagatgaaaaataattttaaaaataacatgTCCAATACGTTTTatagaataaattatacattatactaTGTTACAAAATAGTTGTATATTCCCACGCATCGCGTGGGTCTGCAACTAAtctaaataatttctaaaatactCATTTGTATAGCTACcgtaattgtgtaaattttctCAATTAACCTCCAAATACACTCACATCAATCTACGTATCATTGTACAAAAATTCATTTGTGTTATAGGGCCCATTTGGTTATAGTgttcaaaaattgttgtttaaaaagatgtgaaaattgtagtttaaaaagtgttattgaaatacatgtttttagtgtttataaaacaaaaaaatgtgtttggtatcattgtttaaattacatgtttcagtgttcaaaaatataaaatatgtgtttggtatgtgtgtgttagatggtaaaaaaaagctgaacaaagtacaaaataaatattttttaaatcagcaaagtacaaaataaatataaaatattttttaaatgctactGGGTTGCTGTCCCGCCTGTCTGTGTGGGTGAGAGAGTAGTTTTTGTTGATCGGTGGACCCATTCTTTCAAAAAGCTGACCGGTGGACCCATTATACTGTTCAATCTAATTACGAAAGTGCCACTCAGCactagtttttgttgtttaaaatcaGCCTGAAGGTGATTTCAAAAACCATTGTtttaaacatatgttttgaacaatatttttcaaacacTCCTGTTCTGGAATGGTCTaccaaacatatatattttttttttttggaacaatagtgttcagtgtttaaacactaaacaatatgttttgaaatcaaTGACCAAACACCCTCAtaataattgtataaatttgcAAAATACATTTGTGCTAcagtaattgtgtaaatttacacaattactgtagtaaaaatgtatttttgcaCAATGATACATAAACCAATGTGAGTGTATTTTGGGGTTGATTGGACAAATTTGGGatcttatgttattttataaTTGATGCAAATGCTATTACAATGAAATCAATGTAAAACTATTGGGGTGGGGGCTCAAAAGTTTTGAAAGAGGGGggctaaatataaaattttaaaaattatacctatatatataaatatatattttttctcttaagaATAGGGAGCCCAGGCCCCTTGGGCCCCACCTTGTTCCGCCGCCGCCTCAGAGTCTACAACACCAAAGTTACATCAAAATACAAAAGGCTTTTATACTTCTCTTTTGAACGTAATGCTCACAACTCAAAGgatgaaatatttttgaaaaagttgggactttttttttttttttttttctttttttgggagaaagtTGGGACTTGGGAGGCAAGGATGGAATCGAATTCTATAGAAAGTAGAgattttaaaagaattaaattgTGCTTAGCGTTACTACAAAGAGAATTGTAGAAAAATGTAGTTTActagttttaaagaaaaatatgaacaaCACAGTTAACTTTAGCTTCAAATGGATATATCTCACTCATTGTAGATCTAAAGTATGGTGAAATTTGTATCCATTTTGAAGTTATAGATGTCTATTTTCCAATGAAGAAGTCTcactcaaaaattcatttcGTATTAAAATATATCGGTAAATGATTGATCAAAGGTGATTTTCCAACAACACCTCTTTGaatagtttcaactttcaagagcCTGTCAGTGGTGATTACTTTCAGAGTATAAAGAATACCTTTAATTATACCTGGTAGACATTCGTTATGTGCCTCGTTGGGTCAAAGACCAAAGTCTTTGGTTGGTagaaaatgaggtgtctacatCTTGCATGTCTTGGACAATTTATAGTGCAATGAGTGACCGAATGGTTTTATCTACTGgtacaaagaataaaaaaacactTTCCATGTACATTTTACTCACTATGGGTACAAATTCTGTACATCTTTTCAATCTGTAGAACCTTTTTCTCTGTCTTGGCTATTGTTACCTTTCATTGTTAAGAAGTACAAACAATCATGCCTTTGGACTCCTTGCTTCTTGAAGTAGAGAAATCACAATGACTTCGTATGAAAGCCAAAAGAAAGTGGCTTTGGCAATGATTCATTAATCATTATTCTGCA encodes:
- the LOC126704706 gene encoding uncharacterized protein LOC126704706; this translates as MAVHSRNETLIYKVFPSSLGLVAMRWFDTLEEGSTGSFEELTRAFGARFVTCSKVPKPLDSLLSMAIREGETLKTYSDRYWETFNEIDGDFEDVAVRTFKVGLPKKHELRKSLTMKPAHNMFQLRDHIGEHKRVKDDQTQGKGKVKAFPEKGNPWARGYNNNRPRRDFPNQSLGTGAQVVNSVFKEPVYQILKKIKNDPYFK